The following coding sequences lie in one Thalassoglobus polymorphus genomic window:
- a CDS encoding TFIIB-type zinc ribbon-containing protein encodes MQSMAICPNCRTLLVSLDDDQMVLRCERCSGQFVRGETPPEPQNATFAKPQALDAVLFSCPNCLAPMDSTGVAPLIKQTCPACGGTWTDAAAVNQEVADLQTDSTLPEEVAIENPGFVKSLLYGVSMPERVLRSAVGMTAGTLREAAQLMIPQAFQNSKSYEVAIHNSLTFLTETVGGFESQTPGDDNAGEHLAKKAIGNFVDLAGIATLHVSPMWILAAVSDIAYGSSTYLKELAVELEKQGIIDESSTIHNVDDILDAIQNTSGNMASKFDKPPLSIVELREFVAETRESANRADLRKLLPESEVRKYWESLSATATKENVTLFEAATAVAMQTVDQASMMSTSAVTGVKVVGSLLQRNILQHYQDALTTLRKEGFLSVVQSTYRPYVGQVWNNFSAKKKSWTETLLDPQRFINLFQSPDDQK; translated from the coding sequence ATGCAATCGATGGCGATCTGTCCGAATTGCAGGACCTTGCTGGTCTCGTTGGATGACGACCAAATGGTGCTTCGCTGCGAGAGATGCAGCGGGCAGTTTGTGCGTGGGGAGACCCCTCCTGAACCTCAAAACGCCACATTTGCCAAGCCTCAAGCATTGGACGCGGTTCTGTTTTCGTGCCCAAACTGTTTGGCCCCCATGGACAGCACAGGTGTCGCACCACTCATCAAGCAGACTTGTCCAGCTTGCGGAGGAACCTGGACTGATGCCGCAGCGGTCAATCAAGAGGTCGCTGACCTTCAAACGGACTCGACACTTCCAGAAGAAGTGGCGATTGAAAATCCCGGGTTCGTAAAATCGCTGCTTTACGGTGTTTCTATGCCTGAGCGGGTTCTGCGAAGTGCTGTCGGGATGACCGCCGGAACATTGCGAGAAGCAGCTCAGCTGATGATTCCGCAAGCTTTCCAGAATTCGAAATCTTACGAAGTCGCCATCCACAACTCTTTGACCTTCCTGACTGAGACCGTGGGCGGGTTCGAATCACAGACTCCCGGCGACGACAACGCCGGAGAACATCTTGCCAAGAAAGCGATCGGCAACTTCGTCGACCTTGCCGGGATTGCGACCTTGCATGTCTCACCGATGTGGATTTTGGCTGCCGTCAGTGACATCGCCTACGGCTCGTCAACATATCTGAAGGAATTGGCCGTCGAACTCGAAAAGCAGGGCATCATTGATGAGTCCTCCACGATTCATAATGTGGATGACATCCTCGATGCGATCCAGAATACGAGTGGAAACATGGCCTCAAAGTTTGACAAACCGCCGCTTTCTATCGTGGAGTTGCGGGAGTTCGTCGCGGAAACACGCGAGTCTGCGAATCGGGCCGACTTACGAAAATTGCTTCCCGAAAGCGAAGTTCGTAAATACTGGGAGTCCCTCAGCGCAACGGCAACAAAAGAGAACGTCACGCTGTTCGAGGCAGCGACCGCCGTCGCCATGCAAACTGTCGATCAGGCATCCATGATGAGCACGAGTGCCGTCACTGGGGTAAAAGTTGTCGGAAGCTTGCTGCAAAGAAACATCCTGCAACATTATCAAGACGCTTTAACGACACTCCGCAAAGAAGGTTTTTTGAGCGTTGTGCAGTCGACGTATCGACCATACGTCGGACAGGTCTGGAACAACTTTTCAGCCAAGAAGAAATCCTGGACCGAGACGCTCCTTGACCCTCAAAGATTCATCAACCTTTTCCAATCACCTGACGACCAGAAGTAA
- a CDS encoding BON domain-containing protein produces the protein MLFRTLSLTLVLVCFTGISDVHAQSLFGGGGTGGTTGGTNTGGRATGTTGAQGQSTSGIDTGQTIGTTNLNAADGSLSATVGQGSFVGGQNSGTFVGNRFTGQTASQGTSAQFGGLQNNNQTQNRSTQQQTDRKSVRPVFRMAFVAPTLPQQEIESRLIETAIALPPIVAGSSSINIQVDPQGQVTLSGAVGTERERKLLESYVRMEPGVRGVKNSLTIKE, from the coding sequence ATGTTATTTCGTACTCTTTCGCTCACTCTGGTTCTGGTTTGTTTTACAGGGATCAGCGATGTTCACGCCCAATCTCTGTTTGGTGGAGGTGGAACCGGTGGGACCACTGGAGGAACAAATACCGGTGGACGTGCCACGGGAACAACTGGGGCTCAAGGGCAATCGACATCAGGGATCGATACTGGACAGACGATTGGAACGACAAATCTGAACGCAGCAGACGGAAGTTTGAGCGCAACGGTCGGACAGGGATCCTTTGTCGGTGGCCAGAACAGCGGAACATTCGTTGGTAATCGATTTACCGGTCAAACGGCAAGTCAGGGGACAAGTGCTCAGTTCGGAGGATTGCAAAACAACAACCAAACTCAGAATCGCAGCACTCAACAGCAAACAGACCGGAAATCTGTCCGGCCCGTTTTTCGGATGGCCTTTGTTGCCCCCACACTCCCGCAGCAGGAGATTGAATCTCGCCTGATTGAGACCGCGATCGCATTACCACCGATTGTCGCTGGCAGTTCGTCGATCAACATCCAGGTTGATCCACAGGGACAAGTCACTCTGAGTGGAGCTGTCGGAACTGAGCGAGAGAGAAAGTTGCTCGAGTCTTATGTCCGTATGGAACCGGGTGTCCGTGGTGTCAAAAATAGTTTGACAATCAAAGAGTAA